In Kushneria marisflavi, the following are encoded in one genomic region:
- a CDS encoding HupE/UreJ family protein, whose amino-acid sequence MRFPQALALTGPLMMLSLPAMAHPGHEHGSGLMAGLMHPLTGVDHLLAMVAVGLWAGFVMPRRVLVAPLTFMAAMGGGALLGWAGIALPLVEPGIVLSVIVFGLLTLTGGQQQSVMLTRASLLCIGLFAVLHGHAHATEASGHVGPYLAGFMLSTAVLHGLGILMALTVARGQAGRWVQHVSGAVIAAGGAFLMLGAA is encoded by the coding sequence ATGCGCTTCCCTCAGGCCCTGGCACTGACTGGCCCGCTGATGATGCTTTCCCTGCCGGCCATGGCACATCCCGGCCATGAGCATGGCTCGGGTCTGATGGCCGGACTGATGCATCCGTTGACCGGAGTGGATCATCTACTGGCCATGGTCGCGGTAGGCCTCTGGGCCGGATTTGTCATGCCGCGCCGCGTACTGGTGGCCCCTCTGACCTTCATGGCGGCCATGGGCGGCGGAGCGCTTCTGGGCTGGGCAGGAATCGCTCTTCCGCTGGTGGAGCCCGGCATCGTGCTCTCCGTGATTGTCTTTGGCCTGCTGACCCTGACAGGCGGCCAGCAGCAGTCTGTCATGCTGACCCGCGCTTCCCTTCTGTGTATCGGGCTCTTTGCCGTTTTGCATGGCCATGCGCATGCCACCGAAGCCAGCGGTCATGTGGGTCCCTATCTTGCCGGCTTCATGCTCTCCACGGCGGTCCTGCACGGGCTGGGTATCCTGATGGCGCTGACCGTTGCCCGCGGGCAGGCAGGGCGTTGGGTACAGCATGTCAGCGGCGCCGTCATTGCGGCAGGCGGAGCGTTTTTGATGCTTGGTGCTGCCTGA
- a CDS encoding cation:proton antiporter, whose protein sequence is MLNIAALFITVTALFSWFNYRFIRLPATIGVMVVALVMSLVLIALDHLGFTHVTDLTEQWLGSINFNALLMDGMLSFLLFAGALHVDINKLKRYRYSIGFLASVGVVVSTIAIGSAAWWLFATFSIHVPYLYCLVFGALISPTDPIAVLGIMQNAGAPEDMEIKIVGESLFNDGVAVVVFTLLAGAATAGEQLTAMHSLVLFAEEAGGGLLLGFVMGYIAYQMMKSIDQYQVEVLISLALVLGGYALATWMEVSGPIAMVIAGLFIGNRGREHAMSENTRRYVDGFWELIDEILNAVLFVLIGLELLLIPFEWSYLMVAAPLIVAILAVRLVTIGLPLMAMRHWIDYRRGTTRVLTWGGLRGGISVALALGLPDSDYREPIVMITYIIVLFSILVQGLTIGKLVGHLVPKDDRSSETTKHH, encoded by the coding sequence GTGATGTCGCTGGTCTTGATCGCGCTGGATCATCTGGGCTTTACCCATGTCACGGACCTGACCGAGCAGTGGCTTGGCAGCATCAACTTCAATGCCCTGTTAATGGACGGCATGCTGTCGTTTCTGCTGTTTGCAGGCGCCCTTCATGTGGATATCAACAAGCTCAAGCGATATCGCTATTCGATCGGCTTTCTGGCTTCAGTCGGTGTGGTGGTGTCAACGATTGCGATCGGCAGCGCTGCCTGGTGGCTGTTTGCCACTTTCAGCATCCATGTGCCGTATCTTTATTGCCTGGTCTTTGGTGCGCTGATTTCGCCGACCGATCCGATTGCCGTGCTGGGCATCATGCAAAACGCCGGCGCGCCGGAGGACATGGAAATCAAGATTGTGGGCGAGTCGTTATTCAACGACGGCGTCGCCGTGGTGGTCTTTACCCTGCTGGCGGGGGCGGCCACGGCAGGCGAGCAGCTCACGGCAATGCATTCACTGGTACTGTTTGCCGAAGAAGCTGGTGGCGGTCTGTTGCTTGGGTTTGTCATGGGCTATATCGCCTACCAGATGATGAAAAGCATCGATCAATACCAGGTTGAGGTGTTGATCAGTCTGGCGCTGGTGCTGGGTGGCTATGCGCTGGCCACCTGGATGGAGGTGTCCGGGCCGATTGCGATGGTGATTGCCGGGCTTTTCATCGGCAACCGTGGTCGCGAACATGCCATGTCGGAAAACACCCGACGCTATGTGGACGGCTTTTGGGAGCTGATCGACGAGATTCTCAACGCCGTGCTGTTTGTTCTGATCGGACTGGAGCTTTTGCTGATTCCGTTCGAGTGGAGCTATCTGATGGTGGCCGCGCCGCTGATCGTGGCCATTCTGGCGGTTCGGCTTGTCACCATTGGGCTACCGCTGATGGCGATGCGCCACTGGATCGACTATCGGCGGGGGACGACCCGGGTGCTGACCTGGGGCGGGTTGCGTGGCGGGATCTCGGTGGCCCTCGCGCTGGGGCTTCCGGACAGTGACTACCGAGAGCCGATCGTAATGATCACCTACATCATCGTGCTGTTTTCCATCCTGGTGCAGGGGTTGACCATCGGCAAGCTGGTCGGTCATTTGGTGCCAAAAGACGACAGGTCCTCCGAAACCACGAAACACCATTGA
- the ahcY gene encoding adenosylhomocysteinase → MATAENAVHQDYRVADISLADWGRREIRIAETEMPALMKIRAKYRDQQPLKGARIAGCIHMTIQTAVLIETLIELGASVRWSSCNIFSTQDQAAAAIAAAGTPVFAWKGETEEEFWWCIQQTIEGPDGWRPNMVLDDGGDLTLMLHDDHPELLDAIHGISEETTTGVHRLVEMMRKGTLRVPAINVNDSVTKSKNDNKYGCRHSLSDAIKRGLDHLLSGKQALVIGYGDVGKGSAAGLRNEGMIVKVSEVDPICAMQACMDGYEVVSPYIDGANDESGNNLDTYMLGKIDVLVTTTGNINVCDAGMLGAIKKGAVVCNIGHFDNEIDTAYMRKHWAWEEIKPQVHKIYRDGTPGNFDPTSDDYLLLLSEGRLVNLGNATGHPSRVMDGSFADQVLAQIHLFERRFADIPVDERPAVTVEVLPKQLDEEVARYMVEGFGGTLTKMTSKQAEYLGVPQEGPFKPHEYRY, encoded by the coding sequence ATGGCTACTGCCGAAAACGCCGTTCATCAGGATTACAGGGTCGCCGATATCAGTCTTGCCGACTGGGGCCGCCGCGAAATTCGCATCGCCGAAACCGAAATGCCGGCGCTGATGAAGATCCGCGCCAAGTATCGTGACCAGCAGCCGCTCAAGGGCGCCCGCATTGCCGGCTGCATCCACATGACCATTCAGACCGCCGTGCTGATCGAGACGCTGATCGAGCTCGGTGCCAGTGTGCGCTGGTCCTCGTGCAACATCTTCTCGACCCAGGATCAGGCCGCTGCCGCCATTGCTGCGGCCGGTACGCCGGTTTTTGCCTGGAAGGGCGAAACGGAAGAAGAGTTCTGGTGGTGCATCCAGCAGACCATCGAAGGCCCGGACGGCTGGCGCCCGAACATGGTGCTCGATGATGGTGGCGACCTGACCCTGATGCTCCACGATGATCATCCCGAGCTGCTGGACGCCATCCACGGCATCAGTGAAGAGACCACCACCGGCGTGCATCGTCTGGTCGAAATGATGCGCAAGGGCACGCTGCGTGTACCGGCCATCAACGTCAACGACTCGGTCACCAAGTCGAAAAACGACAACAAGTATGGCTGCCGCCACTCGCTGTCGGACGCCATCAAGCGCGGTCTGGATCATCTTCTGTCCGGCAAGCAGGCGCTGGTCATCGGCTACGGTGACGTGGGCAAGGGCTCGGCGGCCGGTCTTCGCAACGAGGGCATGATCGTCAAGGTCAGCGAAGTGGATCCGATCTGTGCCATGCAGGCCTGCATGGACGGCTATGAAGTGGTCTCGCCCTATATCGATGGTGCCAACGATGAGTCCGGCAACAACCTCGATACCTACATGCTGGGCAAGATCGATGTGCTGGTCACCACCACCGGCAACATCAATGTCTGTGACGCCGGTATGCTGGGTGCGATCAAAAAGGGTGCCGTGGTCTGTAACATCGGACACTTCGACAACGAGATCGATACGGCCTACATGCGCAAGCACTGGGCGTGGGAAGAAATCAAGCCGCAGGTCCACAAGATCTACCGTGATGGCACCCCGGGCAACTTCGACCCAACCAGCGATGACTATCTGCTGCTGCTCTCGGAAGGTCGTCTGGTTAACCTGGGTAACGCGACCGGCCATCCGTCACGCGTCATGGATGGCTCCTTTGCCGACCAGGTGCTGGCACAGATTCACCTGTTCGAACGCCGTTTCGCCGACATCCCGGTCGATGAGCGTCCTGCAGTGACGGTCGAAGTCCTGCCCAAGCAGCTCGATGAGGAAGTTGCCCGCTATATGGTTGAAGGCTTTGGTGGCACCCTCACCAAGATGACTTCGAAGCAGGCCGAGTACCTGGGCGTGCCGCAGGAAGGCCCGTTCAAGCCGCATGAGTATCGCTACTAA
- the polX gene encoding DNA polymerase/3'-5' exonuclease PolX — MQNADIARTLNRLANMLDIEGANAFRVRAYRSAAQTIESHPRALQEMVALDEPLTELAGIGQDLAKKITELINTGRLTVLEEAEKRLPPGLLQLMRVSQLGPRRVRQLHEALGIDNLEALKKAALEGRIRALEGFGEKTEAGILKEAERLDDAPPRTRLDEAHQAADDLIAWLEHARGAQRISAAGSLRRGRETVGDLDILVSSEDGPTIMTHLMDYPEIAEVVSHGKTKSTLRLHSGLQVDVRVVADESFGAALYYFTGSQAHNIATRKMATDRGLKINEYGIYKGRQRLAGRTEEEVLARIDLAWIPPELRENSGELEAALEGTLPELVTLDDIRGDLHMHTTASDGKAGLEDMVHAARRRGYRYIAITDHSQRLAMANGLDARRLREQMAEIDALNERLKNFTVLKGNEVDILEDGSLDLPDDVLKELDVCVFSVHSKFNLSREQQTARILRAMDNPHVNILAHPTGRIINGREGHEVDIEAVLRGAKERGIFLEINAQPARLDLADRWARMARDIGVMLAISTDAHATDQLGHMALGVTQARRGWLERKDVLNTRTVTQLRKLMRR; from the coding sequence ATGCAAAACGCCGATATTGCTCGTACTCTCAACCGCCTGGCGAACATGCTGGACATCGAAGGCGCCAATGCCTTTCGCGTGCGCGCCTATCGCAGTGCCGCACAGACCATCGAGTCCCATCCTCGCGCCCTGCAGGAGATGGTGGCCCTTGATGAGCCACTGACCGAACTGGCCGGCATTGGCCAGGATCTGGCCAAAAAGATCACCGAGCTGATCAATACGGGCCGTCTGACGGTGCTTGAAGAAGCTGAAAAACGCCTGCCGCCCGGGCTTTTACAGCTGATGCGGGTCAGTCAACTGGGACCACGGCGGGTACGCCAGCTTCATGAGGCACTGGGCATCGACAACCTCGAAGCATTGAAAAAGGCAGCCCTTGAAGGCCGTATCCGCGCACTCGAAGGGTTTGGCGAAAAAACCGAGGCCGGCATCCTCAAGGAAGCCGAGCGTCTGGACGATGCCCCACCCCGAACGAGGCTTGATGAGGCTCATCAGGCCGCCGATGATCTGATTGCCTGGCTTGAACACGCCCGGGGCGCCCAGCGCATCAGCGCCGCCGGTAGTCTGCGGCGGGGTCGCGAGACTGTCGGCGACCTCGACATTCTGGTCAGCAGCGAGGATGGCCCGACGATCATGACCCACCTGATGGACTACCCCGAGATTGCCGAAGTCGTTTCTCACGGCAAGACAAAATCCACCCTTCGTCTTCACTCGGGTCTACAGGTGGATGTCCGCGTGGTGGCCGATGAAAGCTTTGGCGCGGCCCTTTACTATTTCACCGGCTCTCAAGCGCACAATATTGCCACTCGTAAAATGGCCACCGACCGTGGGCTCAAGATCAACGAGTACGGCATTTACAAGGGCAGGCAGCGGCTGGCAGGGCGCACTGAAGAAGAGGTGCTGGCACGGATTGATCTGGCCTGGATACCGCCCGAGCTGCGGGAAAATAGCGGCGAACTCGAGGCTGCGCTTGAAGGTACGCTACCCGAGCTTGTCACCCTCGATGACATTCGCGGTGACCTGCACATGCACACTACCGCCTCCGACGGCAAGGCAGGCCTTGAGGACATGGTCCACGCCGCCAGAAGACGCGGCTATCGCTATATCGCCATCACCGATCACTCACAGCGTCTGGCCATGGCCAATGGCCTGGACGCCAGGCGCCTGCGCGAGCAGATGGCCGAGATCGACGCGCTCAATGAACGGCTGAAAAATTTCACCGTTCTCAAGGGCAACGAGGTCGATATTCTGGAGGACGGTTCGCTCGACCTTCCCGATGACGTGCTCAAGGAACTCGACGTCTGTGTATTCTCGGTCCACTCCAAATTCAACCTGTCGCGGGAACAGCAGACAGCACGCATCCTGCGCGCCATGGACAACCCCCATGTCAATATTCTGGCCCACCCCACCGGCCGCATCATCAACGGCCGAGAGGGCCATGAGGTAGATATCGAGGCCGTACTGCGCGGGGCGAAGGAGCGCGGCATCTTCCTTGAAATCAACGCCCAGCCTGCCCGACTGGATCTCGCCGACCGCTGGGCTCGCATGGCGCGCGACATTGGCGTAATGCTGGCCATCAGCACCGATGCACACGCCACCGACCAGCTGGGGCACATGGCGCTGGGCGTGACTCAGGCCCGTCGAGGATGGCTGGAGCGAAAGGACGTGCTCAACACTCGTACCGTCACACAGCTCAGAAAACTGATGAGACGCTAG